The following DNA comes from Gloeocapsopsis sp. IPPAS B-1203.
CTGTTGTCACTAATGCCCTGCGTTTACGTAACTTTCAACCAGAAGTCTGATGGTGCAGAAGAAGCAAAAGAGGCTAAATCATGTTTAATAATAGAAGTCAAATTTGGGGAAGTTTTGTTGGATTAGGGTTGCTGTTGGGAACTGCATCAGGTAGTGCAATCGCACAAATGCCTCATGAAATGCCAGGTGAAATCGCCCCTACAAACCAATTTCGTCGGATTGAGCAACCTTTAGGGTTAAGAGTTGGTGTAACGCTGGGTGGTATTGCCTTGATTGGGTTAGAGTTATGGTGGTTTTTGCTAAGTAAAACTAAAGCTCAGCAAGCACAAGCCCATCAGGGAATTCAAGAGTTAACAATCGCAGTCGATGGCGGTTATCAACCCGATCGCATTGTAGTAAATGCAGGTCAACCTGTACGACTTAACTTTCTACGTCGCGATCCAAGTAGCTGTCTAGAAAAGGTATTATTCCCCGACTTTCATATTGCACAAGATTTAGAGTTAGATCGCGTCACTCCTATTGAATTTACACCCGCAAAGCCAGGACAATATCAATTTACCTGCGGCATGAATATGTTTCGCGGTGTCGTGGAAGTGAAATTAGAGAACGTCTGAGAAGTATCAAATATAACTTGTACGTTAGATTAGACATATAAAGAGGAAAGCACACTATATAAACTTGGTTGACTTCTCTCCGGTCGCGCATACACGGAGATTCTAAACTGATGCTACGTGGTGCCCTGAAGCCGCACCACTTCACTTTGTCAATTTAGCTAACCAGAGACGAATTCTCTGGGGCGCAGTCAATAACGCCCTACTGATTTCACTTAGGTCTAACCCAAGTGTTACCGCTTTGCGAATAATATTGGCACTCGCCTGAGCATCAGCGTTAACGTACCAATTCAACGCCGTTCGATACAAACCACGCTTAACTCGCTTGCCTGACGCTCTCCAATCACTGGGTTTTCCACCATGTTTGGGGAGAGTATCGTTATCCAAAAACGGGGTGAGTTGCTTGAGTAGGCGGTTGCCATCAGCAGATTAATCTTTGAGATGTTTCTCGGAGGAACGGTGGCACGATTGGCAGACAAATAGGATGGGTTAAGCATGTTGAGTTATAGTTGACGAGCAAAGATAGCGCGAGGCAGTGGATATAAAACCAATCGAGGTCGATATTGCTCATCCCATACAGAACTTGATCGCTTAGCTTGTGCAGAGTGCGATCGCCCTCCCGCTTCAACAACTCATCGCCCATATCATCCTCTCCACCACTTCAACAATGCGATCGCCCATAAAAGACAAAGGTGCAATCTGTTTGCAGCGAGATATAAAATAATAGAGCTACCCAGTTTGATAGTGTCAATGTTGGAGATGCGAACCGATGACAACTAATCTTGAAATTGATCAGACGTTGATCCAGGAAGCGTTGACTCTGGGCGGACATCGAACAGAGAAGGCAGTTGTTGAAGCGGCTTTGCAAGAATATATTCAGCGGCGTAAACAATTGAAAGTTTTGGAACTTTTTGGCACGATCGACTACGACCCAGACTATGACTATAAGCAACAACGGCGGCAAGCATGAAGGTTGTTGTTGATACTTCTGTCTGGTCGTTGGCTTTGCGACGAAATCGAACCCTGGAGGAGTCACCCCAAATTTTGAGGCTGCGTGAGTTGATTGCCGATGATAGAGTTGCTTTGTTGGGAGTGATTCGGCAAGAAGTGCTGTCAGGAATTC
Coding sequences within:
- a CDS encoding cupredoxin domain-containing protein, with the translated sequence MFNNRSQIWGSFVGLGLLLGTASGSAIAQMPHEMPGEIAPTNQFRRIEQPLGLRVGVTLGGIALIGLELWWFLLSKTKAQQAQAHQGIQELTIAVDGGYQPDRIVVNAGQPVRLNFLRRDPSSCLEKVLFPDFHIAQDLELDRVTPIEFTPAKPGQYQFTCGMNMFRGVVEVKLENV
- a CDS encoding type II toxin-antitoxin system VapB family antitoxin, with the translated sequence MTTNLEIDQTLIQEALTLGGHRTEKAVVEAALQEYIQRRKQLKVLELFGTIDYDPDYDYKQQRRQA